A window of the Cryptococcus decagattii chromosome 6, complete sequence genome harbors these coding sequences:
- a CDS encoding ATP synthase subunit beta, mitochondrial → MTLVSRSAIRLSRRGGQQLKNARANAALFNTAANQAKNIVPKFAASSSRVTLPAKAANAARTYATPAGLQTGSIKTVIGAVVDVHFDSDNLPPILNALDVQFGEGQTAPEGGRLVLEVAQHLGENTVRCIAMDGTDGLVRGQKVLDTGAPIKIPVGPATLGRIMNVIGQPIDQRGPIKGVREAPIHADAPEFVDQSTQAEILETGIKVVDLLAPYARGGKIGLFGGAGVGKTVLIQELINNIAKAHGGYSVFTGVGERTREGNDLYHEMRETGVINLEGDSKVALVFGQMNEPPGARARVALTGLTIAEYFRDEEGQDVLLFIDNIFRFTQAGSEVSALLGRIPSAVGYQPTLSTDMGGMQERITTTKKGSITSVQAVYVPADDLTDPAPATTFAHLDATTVLSRSIAELGIYPAVDPLDSKSRMLDPRVVGQRHYEIATKTQQILQSYKSLQDIIAILGMDELSEEDKLTVERARKIQRFMSQPFAVAQVFTGIEGRLVPLKETVDAFEEILSGKHDHISENSFYMVGGIEDVKAKHEKSLKEQGA, encoded by the exons ATGACCCTCGTCTCCCGCTCCGCTATCCGTCTCTCCAGGCGAGGTGGCCAGCAGTTGAAGAACGCCCGTGCCAACGCCGCCTTGTTCAACACCGCGGCCAACCAGGCCAAGAACATTGTCCCCAAGTTCgccgcctcctcctctaGGGTCACTCTTCCTGCCAAGGCTG CCAACGCTGCACGCACCTACGCCACTCCCGCTGGCCTCCAGACTGGTTCTATCAAGACCGTCATTGGTGCCGTCGTTGACGTCCACTTCGACTCTGACAACCTCCCCCCTATCCTTAACGCCCTCGACGTTCAGTTTGGTGAGGGTCAGACCGCTCCCGAGGGTGGCCGACTTGTTCTTGAGGTTGCTCAGCACTTGGGTGAGAACACTGTCCGATGCATTGCCATGGACGGTACCGATGGTCTTGTCCGAGGCCAGAAGGTTCTTGACACTGGTGCTCCCATCAAGATCCCCGTCGGTCCTGCGACCCTCGG TCGTATCATGAACGTTATTGGTCAGCCCATTGACCAGCGTGGCCCCATCAAGGGTGTAAGGGAGGCCCCTATCCACGCCGACGCTCCCGAGTTCGTCGACCAGTCTACCCAGGCTGAGATTCTCGAGACTGGTATCAAGGTCGTCGACCTCCTCGCCCCCTACGCTCGAGGTGGAAAGATTGGTCTTTTCGGTGGTGCCGGTGTCGGCAAGACCGTGCTTATTCAGGAGCTCATTAACAATATTGCCAAGGCCCACGGTGGTTACTCTGTCTTCACTGGTGTCGGTGAGCGAACTCGTGAGGGTAACGACTTGTACCACGAAATGAGGGAGACTGGTGTCATCAACCTTGAGGGTGACTCCAAGGTCGCTCTTG TCTTCGGTCAGATGAACGAGCCCCCTGGAGCCCGTGCCCGAGTTGCTCTTACTGGTTTGACCATTGCCGAGTACTTCCGTGACGAGGAAGGCCAGGATGTGTTGCTTTTCATTGACAACATTTTCCGATTCACCCAGGCCGGTTCCGAGGTGTCTGCCTTGCTCGGTCGTATCCCCTCTGCCGTCGGTTACCAGCCCACTCTTTCCACCGATATGGGTGGTATGCAGGAGCGAAT TACCACCACCAAGAAGGGTTCCATTACCTCCGTCCAGGCCGTCTACGTCCCTGCCGATGATTTGACTGACCCTGCCCCCGCCACCACCTTCGCGCACTTGGACGCCACCACTGTGTTGTCTCGATCCATCGCCGAGTTGGGTATCTACCCTGCCGTCGACCCTCTTGACTCCAAGTCCCGAATGCTCGACCCCCGAGTTGTCGGTCAGCGACACTACGAGATTGCCACCAAGACTCAGCAAATCCTCCAATCTTACAAGTCCCTCCAGGATATCATTGCCATTCTTGGTATGGACGAGTTGTCCGAAGAGGACAAGTTGACCGTCGAGCGTGCCCGAAAGATCCAG CGATTCATGTCTCAACCTTTCGCCGTCGCTCAGGTCTTCACCGGTATTGAGGGTCGACTTGTCCCCCTCAAGGAGACTGTCGACGCTTTCGAGGAAATCCTCTCCGGTAAGCACGACCACATCTCTGAGAACTCTTTCTACATGGTCGGTGGTATCGAGGACGTTAAGGCCAAGCACGAGAAGTCTCTCAAGGAGCAGGGTGCTTAA